The following are from one region of the Lacinutrix sp. Bg11-31 genome:
- the def gene encoding peptide deformylase: MVLPIVAYGDPVLKLKAKAIAKDYPNLKALIANMEETMHGAFGVGLAAPQIGLPIRMFLVDASPFADDDVLEDDERAFLENFKHTFINPTILEETGDEWAFNEGCLSIPDVREDVFRKPNIKIEYFDEDFKKHTMALDGLAARVFQHEYDHIEGVLFTDKLSSLKKRLIKGKLLNISKGKIIVDYRMKFPNMKKKR; this comes from the coding sequence ATGGTATTACCAATAGTCGCTTATGGCGATCCAGTTTTAAAATTGAAAGCGAAAGCAATCGCAAAAGATTATCCTAATTTAAAGGCGTTAATAGCTAACATGGAAGAAACCATGCATGGTGCTTTTGGTGTTGGTTTAGCAGCACCACAAATAGGTTTACCAATACGCATGTTTTTGGTAGATGCTTCGCCTTTTGCAGATGATGATGTTCTTGAAGACGATGAACGTGCTTTCTTAGAAAATTTTAAACACACATTTATTAATCCAACTATTCTAGAAGAAACTGGAGACGAGTGGGCTTTTAACGAAGGTTGCTTAAGTATTCCAGATGTTAGAGAAGATGTATTTAGAAAGCCAAACATTAAAATAGAATATTTTGATGAAGACTTTAAAAAACACACCATGGCATTAGATGGATTGGCTGCAAGAGTATTTCAGCACGAGTACGATCATATTGAAGGTGTATTATTTACAGATAAGCTTTCTAGCTTAAAGAAACGCTTAATAAAGGGTAAGTTGCTTAACATTTCTAAAGGGAAAATTATAGTAGATTACAGAATGAAGTTTCCTAACATGAAAAAGAAGCGTTAA
- a CDS encoding DUF5606 domain-containing protein, translating to MALDKILAIAGKPGLYELITQTRGGFIAKSLLDNRKISVGIQQNVSILSEIAIYTLTEEVPLRTVLSKIKAKENGGQTSISHKEGKEKLEEYFFEVLPDYDEDRVYASDIKKVVQWYNMLQKNDLLDLEDIKKSDEEE from the coding sequence ATGGCATTAGATAAAATATTAGCAATCGCAGGAAAACCAGGTTTGTACGAATTAATCACACAAACTAGAGGTGGCTTTATTGCAAAATCTTTATTAGATAATCGTAAAATTTCTGTTGGTATCCAGCAAAACGTTAGCATATTAAGCGAAATTGCAATTTACACACTAACAGAAGAAGTGCCTTTACGTACCGTTTTAAGTAAAATTAAAGCTAAAGAAAATGGCGGACAAACTTCAATAAGTCACAAAGAAGGAAAAGAGAAATTAGAAGAATATTTTTTCGAAGTGTTACCAGATTACGATGAAGATAGAGTTTATGCAAGCGATATAAAGAAAGTTGTACAATGGTACAATATGCTTCAAAAAAATGATTTATTAGATTTAGAAGACATTAAAAAATCTGACGAAGAAGAATAG
- a CDS encoding 2,3,4,5-tetrahydropyridine-2,6-dicarboxylate N-succinyltransferase, whose protein sequence is MKALQQIIENAWDNRDLLKEDTTQAAIRKVVGLLDEGTLRVAEPVDNGWQVNEWVKKAVVLYFPIQKMETMEVGIFEYHDKIPLKTGYAAKGIRVVPHAVARHGAFIASGTILMPSYVNIGAYVDEGTMVDTWATVGSCAQIGKNVHLSGGVGIGGVLEPLQAAPVIIEDGAFIGSRCIVVEGVRVEKEAVLGANVVLTMSTKIIDVTGDEPVETKGVVPARSVVIPGSYTKKFPAGEFQVPCALIIGKRKESTNKKTSLNDALREYNVAV, encoded by the coding sequence ATGAAAGCATTACAACAAATCATAGAAAACGCTTGGGACAATCGAGATTTATTAAAAGAAGACACCACGCAAGCTGCTATTAGAAAAGTAGTAGGATTGCTTGATGAAGGTACTTTGCGCGTTGCGGAACCAGTTGATAACGGTTGGCAAGTAAACGAATGGGTTAAGAAAGCTGTAGTGTTGTATTTTCCTATTCAAAAAATGGAAACTATGGAAGTTGGAATTTTTGAATATCATGATAAAATTCCATTAAAGACAGGTTATGCTGCTAAAGGAATTCGTGTTGTACCACATGCTGTTGCTAGACATGGTGCGTTTATTGCTAGTGGAACTATTTTAATGCCTAGTTATGTAAATATTGGTGCTTATGTAGATGAAGGTACAATGGTAGATACTTGGGCAACGGTTGGTAGTTGTGCTCAAATTGGCAAAAATGTACATCTTTCTGGTGGTGTTGGAATTGGTGGTGTTTTAGAGCCTTTACAAGCTGCTCCTGTAATTATTGAGGATGGTGCTTTTATTGGTAGTCGTTGTATTGTTGTTGAAGGTGTAAGAGTAGAAAAAGAAGCGGTTTTAGGTGCTAATGTTGTTTTAACTATGAGTACTAAAATTATAGATGTTACTGGTGATGAGCCTGTGGAAACTAAAGGTGTTGTACCTGCTCGTTCTGTAGTAATTCCTGGAAGTTATACTAAAAAGTTTCCAGCTGGAGAGTTTCAAGTACCTTGTGCTTTAATTATAGGAAAGCGTAAGGAGAGTACAAATAAGAAAACGTCTTTAAATGATGCGTTACGTGAGTATAATGTAGCGGTTTAA
- a CDS encoding glycosyltransferase family 9 protein: MKKILVIQNKRIGDVLIASIIAQNMKKIYPDSLIDYLVYDYTVGVIENNPNIDNIIAVNDAELKKFGNLTKLINKLRNNKYDIIFDPYAKLQSRLICLASNAPVRIGFKKRDKNPPLPFYSHNIPLLKEKTKNCGKAIEDRVNMVTSVFDITKSDVDYEPKIFLTEKEQQYNKLDNYDKPFVMLGVLGSTPQKSMPYKYIVELIDYITKTYKVNILFNYAPHQKKDALEIYEQCADKDQIVIDIYEDSIRGFIKLMNKCTLLVGNEGGTIHISKALNKPTFTIFSPYVLKEHWASFEDGKMHTSVHLLESKPNLFNEFSVEERRNIEKNPSELYQMLTPELILPKLLPFLALHLKAQKR; the protein is encoded by the coding sequence ATGAAAAAAATCTTAGTTATACAGAATAAACGTATTGGAGATGTGCTTATAGCATCTATTATTGCACAAAACATGAAAAAAATCTATCCAGATAGTTTAATTGACTATCTGGTTTACGATTATACTGTTGGCGTTATTGAGAACAATCCTAATATTGATAATATTATTGCTGTTAATGATGCCGAATTGAAGAAATTTGGAAATCTTACCAAGCTTATTAATAAGCTTCGCAACAATAAATATGATATTATTTTCGATCCTTATGCGAAATTACAGAGTCGTTTAATTTGCCTGGCTTCTAATGCTCCTGTTAGAATTGGCTTTAAAAAGCGCGATAAAAATCCGCCATTACCATTTTACTCTCACAATATTCCTCTTTTAAAAGAGAAAACTAAAAACTGTGGTAAAGCGATTGAAGATCGTGTAAATATGGTAACCTCTGTTTTTGATATAACAAAAAGTGATGTTGATTACGAGCCAAAAATTTTCTTAACCGAAAAAGAGCAACAATATAATAAGCTAGACAATTACGATAAGCCTTTTGTAATGCTTGGTGTTTTAGGAAGTACACCTCAAAAATCTATGCCTTACAAGTATATTGTTGAACTTATAGATTACATTACTAAAACATACAAGGTTAATATTCTATTTAACTATGCGCCACACCAAAAAAAGGACGCTTTAGAAATTTACGAACAATGTGCCGATAAAGACCAAATTGTAATAGACATCTACGAAGATAGTATTCGTGGTTTTATTAAGTTAATGAATAAATGCACATTATTAGTTGGTAACGAAGGTGGAACAATACACATAAGTAAAGCTTTAAACAAGCCTACTTTTACTATTTTCTCTCCTTATGTTTTAAAGGAACATTGGGCTAGTTTTGAAGATGGTAAAATGCACACATCTGTTCACTTACTTGAAAGCAAACCAAATCTTTTTAATGAATTTAGTGTTGAAGAACGCCGTAATATTGAAAAAAATCCTTCGGAACTTTACCAAATGTTAACACCTGAATTAATTTTACCCAAACTACTTCCTTTCTTAGCATTACATTTGAAAGCTCAAAAACGATAA
- the ruvX gene encoding Holliday junction resolvase RuvX — protein MAQILAIDYGKVRTGLAVTDDMQIIASGLTTVPTKELLDFLKDYTKKENVELFLVGEPKQMNNEASESEALIIPFISKLKTFFPNIPIKRVDERFTSKMAVQTMIDSGLKKKQRKNKALVDEISATIILQSYLYNK, from the coding sequence ATGGCTCAAATTCTAGCAATAGATTATGGAAAAGTAAGAACAGGATTAGCTGTCACAGACGATATGCAAATTATCGCATCTGGGCTAACAACTGTTCCTACAAAAGAACTGTTAGATTTTTTAAAAGACTATACTAAAAAAGAGAACGTAGAGTTGTTTTTAGTAGGCGAACCTAAACAAATGAATAACGAAGCCAGCGAAAGCGAAGCTTTAATTATTCCTTTTATTAGTAAGTTAAAAACCTTTTTTCCAAACATACCAATAAAGAGAGTAGACGAGCGTTTTACTTCTAAAATGGCTGTGCAAACCATGATTGATAGTGGGTTAAAGAAAAAACAAAGAAAAAACAAAGCACTTGTTGATGAGATTAGTGCAACAATAATATTACAAAGTTACCTTTACAATAAATAA
- a CDS encoding lipopolysaccharide kinase InaA family protein, producing the protein MQNIYLHNKYEHLKIDILECITHFNTKGNYVTKGERNVIKSFKIGGETLNVKSFKTPKLINSFVYKHLRKSKAKRSFEYAIKLIDCNISTPFPVGYVENTNASGLTSSYYISKHVDYDFDFRVLIHNPLFSNRDEILRQFTQFTYKLHENNINFLDHSPGNTLIVENGSKYDFYLIDLNRMQFETMDLEKRMENLKRLWLSKKMIRIIATEYAEISEYPFEEVYNLLLQSSQDFKRRINRKKYLKRKYLKKKK; encoded by the coding sequence ATGCAAAACATTTACTTACATAATAAGTACGAACATTTAAAAATAGATATTTTAGAATGCATCACGCATTTTAATACAAAAGGAAATTACGTTACTAAAGGTGAAAGAAACGTAATTAAAAGTTTTAAAATAGGAGGAGAGACCTTAAACGTAAAGTCGTTTAAAACGCCAAAACTTATAAATAGTTTTGTGTATAAACATCTTAGAAAAAGCAAAGCAAAACGCTCTTTCGAATATGCTATAAAACTAATAGATTGTAATATTTCTACACCTTTTCCAGTTGGTTATGTTGAAAACACTAATGCTAGCGGATTAACATCAAGCTATTATATTAGCAAACATGTAGACTACGATTTCGATTTTAGAGTATTAATTCATAATCCATTATTTAGTAATCGAGATGAGATTTTAAGGCAGTTCACTCAATTTACATACAAACTACACGAAAACAATATTAACTTTTTAGACCACTCGCCAGGTAATACGCTAATTGTCGAAAACGGATCCAAATACGATTTCTATTTAATAGATTTAAACCGTATGCAGTTTGAGACTATGGATCTAGAAAAACGAATGGAAAACCTAAAACGTTTATGGTTGTCTAAAAAAATGATTCGAATAATAGCTACAGAATATGCAGAAATAAGCGAATACCCATTCGAAGAAGTTTACAACTTACTACTACAATCTTCTCAAGATTTTAAAAGAAGAATTAATAGAAAAAAGTATTTAAAAAGGAAGTACTTAAAAAAGAAAAAGTAG
- a CDS encoding glycosyltransferase family 2 protein yields the protein MKIDTSIIISTYNSPEWLAKVLHGYNNQTYSNFEIVIADDGSKQETIDLIEALKAEMVYPIIHVWHEDNGFQKSQILNKAIVQCTTDYIIMSDGDCIPRKDFVEVHVKEREEGYFLSGGYFMLPMSISKAITKDDINKEHCFNIKWLKKNGLKASFKNNKITAKGLKASFLNAITPTNASWNGHNASGWKKDIVAINGFDERMQYGGQDRELGERLMNLGIKSKQIRYSAICIHLDHKRGYKNEASIAKNRAIRAITKNEKKAWTDSGIIKKK from the coding sequence ATGAAAATAGATACTTCAATAATAATTAGCACCTATAATTCGCCAGAATGGTTAGCAAAAGTGCTACATGGTTATAATAACCAAACCTACAGTAATTTCGAAATAGTAATTGCAGACGATGGTTCTAAACAAGAAACAATAGATTTAATTGAAGCCTTAAAGGCTGAGATGGTGTATCCTATTATTCATGTTTGGCATGAAGATAATGGTTTCCAAAAATCACAAATTTTAAATAAGGCTATTGTGCAATGTACAACGGACTATATTATAATGTCCGATGGAGATTGTATTCCTAGAAAAGATTTTGTGGAGGTACATGTAAAAGAACGGGAAGAAGGTTATTTCTTGTCTGGTGGCTATTTTATGTTACCTATGTCTATTTCTAAAGCTATTACTAAAGACGATATTAATAAAGAGCATTGTTTTAATATAAAGTGGCTTAAAAAAAATGGTTTAAAAGCCTCTTTTAAAAATAACAAGATAACTGCAAAAGGTTTAAAAGCATCTTTTTTAAACGCTATTACACCAACTAATGCGAGTTGGAATGGACATAACGCATCAGGCTGGAAAAAAGATATTGTTGCTATTAATGGTTTCGATGAGCGTATGCAATATGGAGGTCAAGATCGAGAACTTGGAGAGCGTTTAATGAACTTAGGAATAAAAAGCAAACAGATTAGGTACTCTGCAATATGTATTCATTTAGACCATAAGCGTGGTTATAAAAATGAAGCTTCCATAGCTAAAAATAGAGCTATTAGAGCTATTACCAAAAACGAGAAAAAGGCATGGACAGACTCTGGAATTATTAAAAAAAAATAA
- a CDS encoding glycosyltransferase family 2 protein, protein MKSITVIIPTYNEEAYIKEAIRSVAFASQIIIIDSNSKDNTVKIAKEMGCEVYSRTFDNFSNQKNHALQYATGEWILFIDADERITKSLQQEVFEAIASGKHAGYKLNFPHFYMNRFLYHHSDNVTRLVLREKCHFEGSVHEKLIVDGTIGKLENPVLHFTYKGLQHYISKKDSYAWFQAEQMLKKGKKATYFHLAFKPFYRFFSSYILRGGFLDGIPGLTVATVNAYGVFSRYVKLMLLKRGMR, encoded by the coding sequence ATGAAATCTATTACAGTCATAATTCCAACTTATAATGAAGAAGCCTACATAAAAGAGGCTATTCGCTCTGTTGCGTTTGCTTCTCAGATTATTATAATAGATTCTAACAGTAAAGATAATACAGTTAAAATTGCTAAAGAAATGGGTTGTGAAGTCTATTCTAGAACTTTCGACAATTTCTCTAACCAAAAAAACCACGCCTTGCAATATGCAACTGGTGAGTGGATTTTATTTATAGATGCAGATGAGCGTATTACAAAATCGCTTCAACAGGAAGTCTTTGAAGCTATAGCCTCTGGCAAGCATGCTGGATACAAATTAAATTTTCCTCATTTTTATATGAACAGGTTCCTATATCATCATAGCGATAATGTTACGCGATTGGTATTAAGGGAAAAATGCCATTTTGAAGGCTCTGTGCACGAAAAATTAATTGTAGATGGTACCATTGGAAAATTAGAAAACCCTGTACTACATTTTACTTACAAAGGCTTACAGCATTATATAAGTAAAAAAGATAGTTACGCCTGGTTTCAAGCAGAGCAAATGCTTAAAAAAGGAAAAAAAGCAACTTATTTCCACTTAGCTTTTAAGCCTTTTTATCGTTTTTTTAGCAGCTATATTTTACGTGGTGGATTTCTAGATGGTATTCCTGGATTAACAGTTGCAACGGTTAATGCTTATGGTGTATTTTCTCGATATGTTAAGTTAATGTTATTAAAGCGTGGAATGAGATAA